One Vibrio gazogenes genomic region harbors:
- a CDS encoding DeoR/GlpR family DNA-binding transcription regulator: protein MEDLTVRQAQILALVHRDEYCAIEALSHHFSVTTQTIRRDINTLCSMGLARRHHGGVGLPATLSNRSYLSRQATDQTEKRLIAERVAPLIPDGSTVFLGIGTTIALIAERLVHHQELRVVTNNFEAAHILSHHEHIEIWLPEGRIRSHDGDIVGDHVSQFFSRFSADIGIVGCAAVSRLTQPPKPGRSETELAEFAMEYELREAAVSQAIVHHSQQKWLVASQAKWQRKANAKVIALNRFDRIFTAELSQDGRTDA, encoded by the coding sequence ATGGAAGATTTAACCGTCCGGCAAGCGCAAATTCTGGCGTTGGTTCATCGTGATGAATACTGCGCCATTGAGGCATTATCCCACCATTTTTCGGTGACGACTCAGACGATTCGTCGTGATATCAATACACTCTGTTCGATGGGGCTGGCAAGGCGACATCATGGCGGGGTCGGTTTACCGGCGACGTTGTCGAATCGCAGCTATTTATCGCGTCAGGCAACCGATCAGACCGAAAAACGCCTGATTGCTGAACGTGTTGCACCGCTGATCCCTGACGGTAGTACCGTCTTTTTAGGCATCGGCACGACAATCGCCTTGATTGCAGAACGTTTGGTGCATCATCAAGAACTGCGTGTGGTCACTAATAATTTTGAAGCAGCGCATATCCTGTCTCACCATGAGCACATAGAAATTTGGCTCCCGGAGGGGCGAATTCGTAGTCATGACGGTGACATCGTCGGTGATCATGTCAGTCAGTTTTTTAGTCGCTTTTCCGCAGATATTGGCATTGTTGGCTGTGCTGCGGTCAGTCGCTTAACGCAACCGCCGAAGCCCGGCCGATCTGAAACTGAACTGGCGGAATTTGCCATGGAATATGAACTCCGGGAGGCCGCGGTCAGTCAGGCGATTGTCCATCATTCACAGCAAAAATGGCTGGTTGCCAGTCAGGCGAAATGGCAAAGAAAAGCCAATGCAAAAGTGATTGCGCTGAACCGGTTTGATCGTATTTTTACTGCGGAATTATCACAAGATGGACGGACCGACGCATAG
- a CDS encoding LysR family transcriptional regulator → MRQTQLISLLPDLATFILIVNEGSFTAAAAKLGVTPSALSKLVTRLEQSLHAKLLERTTRKLMITQSGQQIYDQCLVMMQAAQQAVDLSTSEHIHPSGTLTVAAPEAFLNSVLQPLVVPFLKHYPDIQLRLRSEDGHIDLFKNNIDVAIRLTDKPDESLVMKEIGKTNLVLCASPDYLTERGQPAHPLDLKHHDCLYLAEHSKDNIWTFMHAQETHTVTVTGRYAVNHSQMRLNGVKQGLGIGIFHDFVVREALASGEIVRLLPDWSIKSSYHGAIVMQYAQTHYMPARVRVFIDEITQQLTEALRCHQ, encoded by the coding sequence ATGCGCCAGACACAACTCATCAGCTTATTACCGGATTTGGCAACCTTCATTCTGATTGTGAACGAAGGCAGTTTCACAGCAGCGGCAGCAAAACTGGGCGTCACGCCTTCAGCCCTGAGTAAGTTAGTCACCAGACTGGAACAATCACTCCACGCCAAATTGTTGGAAAGAACCACCCGCAAACTGATGATTACCCAGTCAGGCCAACAGATCTATGACCAATGTCTGGTGATGATGCAAGCGGCTCAACAGGCAGTTGACCTCTCGACTTCGGAGCATATTCATCCGTCGGGAACCCTGACGGTCGCAGCGCCGGAAGCCTTTCTCAATTCAGTCCTGCAACCTTTGGTTGTGCCTTTCCTCAAACACTATCCGGATATTCAGTTGCGTTTACGCTCTGAGGACGGCCACATCGATCTGTTTAAAAACAATATTGATGTCGCCATTCGTTTAACCGACAAACCCGATGAAAGTCTGGTGATGAAAGAAATCGGTAAGACGAATTTAGTACTGTGTGCCAGCCCGGATTATCTGACGGAACGCGGCCAGCCGGCCCATCCGTTGGACTTAAAACACCATGACTGTCTCTATCTGGCCGAACATAGCAAAGATAACATCTGGACATTCATGCATGCGCAGGAAACCCATACCGTCACTGTCACCGGACGCTATGCCGTCAATCATTCACAGATGCGGCTCAATGGCGTCAAACAGGGGCTGGGCATCGGTATATTTCACGATTTCGTGGTTCGGGAAGCATTAGCCAGTGGTGAGATTGTCCGGTTATTACCCGATTGGTCGATTAAAAGCAGCTATCACGGGGCGATTGTCATGCAATACGCACAAACCCATTACATGCCTGCCCGCGTGCGCGTGTTTATTGATGAAATCACACAACAACTGACCGAAGCACTCCGATGTCATCAATGA
- a CDS encoding prephenate dehydratase: protein MRKIATLGPQGTFSETATRRYIVGLSASATDTPPLPSELVYFPTIERALDAIGSDCDVGVLPIENFSEGFIPSVLDQLIHADLKVIGEVILPIRFSCVGTAAFADVQQLFVQFVAKGQCSRFIELLGHCQIVLTESNTESLALACQASQPSAAIVPAESVQQEAFAAVVENVNDYENNQTRFLVFAAQHYPETYDPEAAYKTSLIVVDEHDHPGFLGEILTSFSRRKINLTSIISRPTCTQFGKYYFFIDLDGHLRDPAVAAALNEIEAISKVKRLGAYLKADTNV from the coding sequence ATGAGAAAAATTGCCACACTGGGGCCGCAGGGAACATTTTCGGAAACCGCAACCCGTCGCTATATCGTCGGGCTGTCAGCATCAGCGACGGATACGCCGCCACTGCCATCCGAGCTGGTGTATTTCCCGACCATCGAACGGGCATTGGATGCGATTGGTTCGGATTGTGATGTCGGTGTGTTGCCGATTGAAAACTTCTCCGAGGGGTTTATTCCATCCGTGCTCGATCAACTGATTCATGCGGATCTCAAAGTCATTGGTGAAGTGATTCTTCCGATTCGGTTTTCTTGTGTGGGTACGGCAGCATTTGCTGATGTGCAGCAACTGTTTGTCCAGTTTGTCGCGAAGGGGCAGTGCAGTCGCTTTATTGAATTATTGGGCCACTGTCAGATTGTTCTGACCGAGAGTAATACCGAATCGCTGGCCTTGGCATGTCAGGCATCACAACCCAGCGCGGCGATCGTACCGGCTGAGAGTGTGCAGCAAGAGGCGTTTGCCGCAGTGGTTGAGAACGTCAATGACTATGAGAATAATCAGACTCGGTTTTTGGTCTTTGCCGCCCAACATTACCCGGAGACTTATGATCCTGAAGCCGCTTATAAAACCAGCCTGATAGTGGTCGATGAGCATGATCATCCCGGTTTCCTCGGTGAAATTCTGACCTCCTTTTCCCGCCGAAAAATCAATCTGACGTCGATTATTTCCCGGCCGACTTGTACCCAGTTCGGCAAATATTATTTCTTTATCGATTTGGATGGTCACCTCCGCGATCCCGCGGTGGCGGCTGCACTCAATGAAATTGAGGCGATCAGTAAAGTGAAACGGCTCGGCGCTTATTTGAAAGCAGACACCAACGTCTAG
- a CDS encoding sigma-54-dependent Fis family transcriptional regulator, which yields MQHVQFSAGDWLTSSWDRCHQAGLKQRRQPDNIIMSSAELKERKWSVNPLIQAVETYAVPLFNQMFAHSDSRLILTDREGVILASWGQPRFKERLTQIALENGVCWQENLKGTNAIGTAIVEARPLTIIGKQHYVHQHQFISCSASPVFNHHGQLIGILDITSEQQQHDLSTQMLVQNMVQQVENHLLCDIPDGAVKINLACEKNLLNSGWQGVLVADASGKVLAHNHIAFQLLERPNIIGLSIEDLLQQQDRALVFEQHPLQSAATKSSTFRSASAFTTSCELHFGDDRIEQAWQQAHKLIDKDIPLLILGETGVGKNEFVKALHQHSSRKHHPLVIVNCGAIPKDLIESELFGYVAGAFTGASPKGYQGKIRQAHQGMLFLDEIADMPLDAQCRLLHVLQEKEVIPVGSGQSQPVNIQVIAATHKDLTAEVAAGRFRQDLYYRLNGLVLELPPLRDRQDKAQLIAHIHRQYRLNQQQICPQLLHILQAYLWPGNIRELDNMLKVTCLLTSDEPLLQLAHIPGHILKSLTTSAPSTATSSIQLADTAPPAVSDMRREADLKTTVENRLLQTYQATQGNISQTSRLLGVSRNTIYRKLKMLGILSQ from the coding sequence ATGCAACATGTTCAATTTTCTGCTGGTGACTGGCTGACATCATCCTGGGATCGCTGTCATCAAGCCGGTTTAAAACAGCGTAGACAGCCTGACAACATCATCATGTCCAGTGCGGAGCTCAAAGAACGAAAATGGTCGGTCAATCCGCTGATTCAAGCCGTCGAAACGTATGCGGTACCGTTGTTTAACCAGATGTTTGCCCATAGTGACAGTCGCCTGATCCTGACCGACCGGGAAGGCGTCATTCTGGCAAGCTGGGGGCAACCGCGGTTTAAAGAACGCCTGACTCAGATCGCATTAGAGAATGGCGTTTGCTGGCAGGAAAACCTCAAAGGGACCAACGCCATCGGCACTGCGATTGTCGAAGCGCGCCCCTTAACAATCATCGGTAAACAACACTACGTTCATCAGCACCAGTTTATTAGTTGCTCGGCCAGTCCGGTGTTTAACCATCACGGACAACTCATCGGTATTCTGGATATTACCAGCGAGCAACAGCAACACGATCTCTCGACACAAATGCTGGTGCAGAATATGGTTCAACAGGTAGAAAACCATCTGCTATGCGATATTCCCGACGGTGCAGTTAAAATCAATCTGGCTTGTGAGAAAAACTTACTCAACAGTGGCTGGCAAGGGGTGTTGGTTGCGGACGCATCCGGCAAAGTTCTTGCGCATAACCACATTGCATTTCAGTTACTTGAACGACCCAACATTATCGGGCTCTCCATTGAGGACCTCTTACAACAGCAAGACCGGGCGCTGGTTTTTGAACAACATCCCCTTCAATCCGCCGCGACAAAATCCAGCACGTTTCGCTCGGCCAGTGCATTCACCACATCTTGTGAACTTCATTTCGGCGATGACCGGATTGAACAAGCTTGGCAACAGGCGCATAAACTGATCGATAAAGATATTCCTTTGCTGATTCTCGGAGAAACCGGTGTCGGTAAAAATGAATTCGTCAAAGCGTTACATCAGCACAGCTCACGCAAACATCATCCGCTGGTGATCGTCAATTGTGGTGCGATTCCCAAAGACCTGATTGAATCGGAGCTATTCGGTTACGTTGCCGGTGCTTTCACGGGGGCAAGCCCCAAAGGTTATCAGGGTAAGATCCGCCAGGCACATCAAGGCATGTTGTTCCTCGACGAAATTGCCGACATGCCGCTGGACGCACAATGTCGCCTGCTGCATGTCTTACAAGAAAAAGAAGTGATTCCGGTCGGGTCGGGTCAGAGTCAACCGGTGAATATTCAGGTCATCGCGGCCACCCATAAGGATCTAACCGCAGAAGTCGCGGCCGGACGATTCCGCCAAGACCTCTACTATCGGCTCAACGGACTGGTGCTCGAATTGCCACCACTGCGGGATCGGCAAGACAAAGCCCAACTGATTGCGCATATTCATCGCCAGTATCGTCTCAATCAGCAACAAATCTGCCCGCAACTGCTGCACATTCTGCAAGCTTATCTCTGGCCGGGCAATATTCGCGAACTGGATAATATGCTGAAAGTCACTTGCCTGCTCACCAGCGATGAACCGCTGTTACAGCTAGCACATATTCCCGGCCATATTTTGAAGTCGTTGACGACATCTGCACCATCAACCGCCACCTCATCCATTCAACTGGCAGACACCGCGCCACCAGCGGTCAGTGACATGCGGCGGGAGGCGGATCTGAAAACCACGGTGGAAAATCGTTTACTACAAACCTATCAGGCGACGCAGGGAAATATCAGCCAGACCTCCCGTCTGCTCGGTGTCAGCCGCAACACGATCTACCGTAAGCTCAAAATGCTCGGTATTTTGAGTCAGTAA
- a CDS encoding glycerophosphoryl diester phosphodiesterase, protein MRVMAHRGYSSQAPENTLAAFQRAIAFGCQWIELDVQLTADHIPVVIHDQTLERCTDGVGKIGELTFSELTQYSAGHWFDQAFSDETVPSLEATLQLAKQHQINLNIELKLYPGDDETLLCQRVAAVIDAVGIAQTQLLFSSFSTTALAVMQRVMPATRRGVLWETIPNHAFDILEALDAFSVHCDYRHLNEQQATAIKQHGYALYCYTPNHPLDVTKHWQWGVDMMITDKPHCYSQPLTGD, encoded by the coding sequence ATGCGAGTCATGGCGCATCGGGGGTATTCGAGTCAGGCACCGGAAAATACGTTAGCTGCATTTCAACGAGCCATTGCATTTGGTTGCCAATGGATTGAGTTGGATGTGCAGTTAACCGCGGATCACATTCCGGTCGTGATTCATGACCAGACATTAGAACGTTGCACCGATGGGGTGGGTAAAATCGGTGAACTGACATTCAGCGAGCTGACGCAATATTCAGCGGGTCATTGGTTTGATCAAGCATTCAGTGATGAAACGGTGCCAAGTTTAGAAGCGACTTTGCAACTGGCGAAACAGCATCAGATCAACCTGAATATCGAGTTGAAGCTGTATCCCGGAGATGACGAAACGCTGCTCTGCCAACGGGTTGCAGCCGTGATTGATGCCGTCGGGATTGCTCAGACGCAACTGCTATTTTCCAGTTTCAGTACGACGGCACTGGCAGTGATGCAACGGGTGATGCCTGCAACTCGACGTGGGGTGTTATGGGAAACCATACCGAATCATGCCTTTGACATTTTGGAAGCGTTGGATGCCTTTAGTGTCCACTGCGATTATCGTCATCTGAATGAACAGCAGGCCACAGCGATTAAACAGCATGGCTATGCACTATATTGTTACACCCCGAATCATCCGCTGGATGTTACAAAGCACTGGCAGTGGGGCGTGGATATGATGATTACCGATAAACCGCACTGTTATTCACAACCGCTGACAGGTGATTGA
- the exaC gene encoding acetaldehyde dehydrogenase ExaC, which yields MIYAQPGTADAIINFKSHYDNYIGGQWVKPVGGTYFDNISPVNGQPYCQVARSSEADINLALDAAHEIRAQWAATSVAERANILLKVADRIEAHLEELAVAEAWENGKPVRETLAADLPLVVDHFRYFAGCIRAQEGSAAELDSTTASYHFPEPIGVVGQIIPWNFPMLMAAWKLAPALAAGCCVVLKPAEQTPTSILVLMEKIGDLLPPGVVNVVNGYGAEAGQALAVSNRIAKLAFTGSTQVGNHILKCAADNLIPSTVELGGKSPNIYFSDIFDYEDEYLDKCIEGILLGFFNQGEVCTCPSRVLVHESVYERFIEKVIERAKTIKQGNPLDTETQVGSQVSQEQFDKILSYLEIGRNEGAQVLFGGDTSQQHGGLENGYYIQPTMLFGHNKMRVFQEEIFGPVIAVTTFKDEAEALAIANDTEYGLGAGVWTRDTNLAYRMARNIEAGRVWVNCYHAYPAHAAFGGYKKSGIGRETHKMMLGHYQNTKNILVSYSTNPLGFF from the coding sequence ATGATCTATGCGCAACCCGGAACAGCAGATGCAATCATCAACTTTAAATCCCATTATGATAACTACATTGGTGGTCAGTGGGTCAAACCGGTTGGTGGAACCTACTTTGACAATATTTCTCCGGTGAATGGTCAGCCTTACTGTCAGGTTGCCCGCTCTTCGGAAGCAGATATCAACCTTGCCTTGGACGCAGCGCATGAAATTCGTGCTCAATGGGCTGCAACATCCGTCGCTGAACGTGCCAACATTCTCCTCAAAGTTGCCGACCGCATTGAAGCGCATCTGGAAGAGCTGGCTGTTGCTGAAGCATGGGAGAATGGCAAACCTGTCCGTGAAACATTGGCTGCGGATCTGCCGTTGGTGGTGGATCACTTCCGTTATTTCGCCGGTTGTATTCGAGCGCAGGAAGGTTCAGCAGCAGAGTTGGACAGCACCACGGCAAGTTACCACTTTCCTGAGCCCATTGGGGTGGTCGGACAAATTATTCCGTGGAACTTCCCGATGTTGATGGCGGCCTGGAAATTGGCCCCGGCACTGGCGGCAGGCTGTTGTGTGGTATTAAAACCTGCAGAACAGACACCAACGTCTATACTGGTATTAATGGAAAAAATTGGTGATCTGTTGCCACCGGGCGTCGTTAACGTCGTCAACGGATATGGTGCTGAAGCCGGACAAGCATTAGCCGTCAGTAACCGAATTGCCAAACTGGCGTTTACCGGTTCAACTCAAGTGGGCAACCATATCTTGAAATGTGCAGCAGATAATCTGATTCCATCGACTGTTGAGCTGGGCGGTAAGTCTCCGAATATCTACTTCTCCGATATTTTCGATTACGAAGATGAATATTTAGATAAGTGTATTGAGGGGATTTTGCTGGGATTCTTCAACCAAGGTGAAGTCTGTACGTGCCCGTCTCGGGTGTTGGTGCATGAATCCGTTTATGAACGGTTTATTGAGAAAGTGATTGAGCGGGCGAAAACCATCAAACAGGGCAATCCGCTCGATACTGAAACGCAAGTCGGATCGCAGGTATCGCAGGAACAATTCGACAAGATTCTCAGTTATCTTGAAATTGGTCGTAACGAAGGCGCTCAAGTTTTGTTTGGCGGAGATACATCACAGCAGCATGGCGGTCTCGAAAATGGCTACTATATTCAGCCGACCATGCTGTTCGGTCATAACAAAATGCGTGTCTTTCAGGAAGAAATTTTCGGTCCGGTGATTGCCGTTACGACGTTTAAAGATGAAGCCGAAGCTTTGGCGATTGCCAATGATACAGAGTATGGTTTGGGCGCCGGTGTATGGACGCGCGATACTAACCTCGCGTATCGCATGGCAAGAAATATCGAAGCAGGCCGGGTTTGGGTGAATTGCTACCATGCTTATCCGGCACATGCGGCTTTCGGTGGTTATAAAAAATCAGGCATTGGCCGGGAAACACACAAGATGATGCTCGGTCATTATCAGAATACGAAGAATATCTTGGTCAGTTACAGTACCAACCCTCTGGGATTCTTCTAA
- a CDS encoding YagU family protein, whose translation MHIFQQSDPARRRYGLAAFIGLIAGIVSAFVKWGAEHPLPPRSPDDIFSAACAPELLNRVAEQIDCSRNFLNPPYVFLRDWLGMVDPNSAVYTFAGHVFNWVGVTHIIFSIVFAVGYCVVTERFPVFKLWQGLLAGALAQLFVHMISFPLMGLTPPVFDLPWYEHVSEIVGHLIWFWSIEIIRRDLRNRMTHEPDPEVPITAR comes from the coding sequence ATGCATATTTTTCAACAATCAGATCCGGCTCGCCGCCGTTATGGCCTCGCGGCATTCATTGGCCTTATCGCAGGTATTGTGTCTGCATTCGTTAAGTGGGGAGCGGAGCATCCGTTACCGCCTCGTAGTCCCGATGATATTTTCAGTGCGGCTTGTGCGCCGGAATTACTCAATCGTGTCGCTGAACAAATTGACTGTTCGCGTAATTTTTTAAATCCACCGTATGTTTTTCTGCGTGATTGGCTAGGAATGGTTGACCCGAACAGTGCGGTATATACTTTTGCCGGACATGTGTTCAACTGGGTTGGCGTGACACATATTATTTTCTCTATTGTGTTCGCCGTTGGTTACTGTGTGGTGACGGAACGCTTCCCGGTTTTTAAATTATGGCAGGGGTTGCTTGCCGGTGCATTGGCACAACTGTTTGTCCATATGATCTCTTTCCCGTTAATGGGATTAACCCCACCGGTGTTTGACTTGCCTTGGTATGAGCATGTGTCTGAAATTGTCGGGCATTTAATCTGGTTCTGGTCGATTGAAATTATTCGTCGCGATTTACGCAATCGCATGACGCACGAACCGGACCCTGAAGTGCCAATCACCGCCCGGTAA